In Paenibacillus sp. FSL R7-0345, a single window of DNA contains:
- a CDS encoding diacylglycerol kinase family protein, with translation MVKNTAVGHKKFWHSFRFAAQGIVTAFKSELNMKVHSVLAVAVLAAAAFFRLPPSGWMLLLLAITLVLSTELLNTAIEATIDLVSPDIHPLAKTAKDTAAGAVLLTAVFAVIVGIYVFYHPIMDWITGFMS, from the coding sequence ATGGTCAAAAATACGGCGGTAGGCCACAAAAAATTCTGGCATTCATTCCGGTTTGCAGCGCAGGGCATCGTCACTGCGTTCAAATCGGAGCTGAATATGAAGGTGCACAGCGTACTTGCTGTGGCGGTACTTGCCGCCGCAGCGTTTTTCAGGCTTCCGCCTTCAGGCTGGATGCTGCTGCTGCTGGCAATAACGCTTGTACTGAGCACAGAACTGCTGAATACAGCGATTGAAGCGACGATTGATCTGGTGTCGCCGGATATTCATCCCCTGGCCAAGACCGCCAAAGATACCGCCGCAGGAGCTGTGCTGCTTACTGCGGTTTTTGCCGTTATTGTGGGAATCTACGTTTTTTATCACCCCATAATGGACTGGATCACCGGATTTATGTCATAA